Genomic window (Syngnathus typhle isolate RoL2023-S1 ecotype Sweden linkage group LG19, RoL_Styp_1.0, whole genome shotgun sequence):
gcgcacacacacgcacacagacagcaAGCAGGGGGAGTAATGGAGCAGAAGCGAGGTTAGAGAGGTGCAAGCAAACTAAGAAACACAAATAGCATGCAGGGGACCAAGACGGGAGTGGGGCAATGGTCCTAACTGAGAGAATGAACATGTATGACTGTCAGCGTCACCAAAAGAAAGCGCGTACCTCCATTTTAGAGCTAGTGCGACTGTTTGGGTGATTCTTCTGTATTTGACCCAACGTCTTAACAGAGAATTTCGGTACAGAAAATTAGTGTTGAAGTTCTAAAATTCGTCATATGCAAGATACCGAGATAATAGGGACAGATATTAGTCCACTACATGGGTCaaagtggatggatgaatttctAGTAGACTCGTACAGGGTAGGAATGATAGCAAAAAATATAGACATGCCAGCAACtgtatccattttttttccagtgattTATTATAAATACTACCTTTGTCAAAATGCGGTCGAAAACGTTGAAATGAGAAGCAAAACTGACAGACCACTGTACCTTTTCCTTGTCGCTGGCCTCGCGTGCCACAGTGGAACCCTGCAAGCAAAGAAAAATAAGAATGGCATCggtgcagtgttttttttttctgtgttccCCTCGTACCTTCAGATCATATTTTTTGAAGACCGAAAGGCGGTGGGAGAAGACATTGCGTGTCACAATCATATAAGTTGCGTCCCCGTCCACGGTGAGCCGGTACATCCCCAAGAACTGAGGCAGCAGCGTGTTGCCGTGGCACTCCACGATAAACTGCAAAATGATCCGAAAAGTGTTGGAAAGCCTCAGTCAGAATGAAATCAAGGCAAATGATTCCTATAGGTCACCTGATGGTACTTCTTTAGAATGTTGTGCATTTCCGCCACATCTTCACTGCTGATGGTCTTGATGACATAGCGCTTGTCATATGAGGTATGGAAACGGGCACCGCTTCGTCCTTGGGCTTCACTGTTCAACGGAGCACTACGAGTCAGGGAGTTCTGCAAGGAAGGAAAAAGATCATTTATCAGATTTGCCCGGGGGTGAAGTGGAAGACAGCAATGCTGAGTCGCTACTCTGCATGATCTGGACTTCTTCTATCCAGCCCTCCCAAACTTATTTTTCGCTGCTTGTTCAACACGTCTGTATAACCATGTGGGGGTCTGACCCCACACGCTGTGCCTGACTAAAACTTTACACAGACACAAGCAGCTGCTGTCCAGATTTTGGAAAAGTCTCAAAGTAACATGATCCCATCATCCTGTGGCTATGGCTAATTCTTCAAGAATTCACGATGCCCTTGGTTATCGCTACCGCCTCAGCATCTTCTGCTGTGGAGGAATAACCTTTGCAGCACCGACATGTGCTTCACAGCAGGATCTAAAATAGATTGCTACTTAAAATGCATGAAAAGGCTGACTCATAATTCAGTTCCACCGAACCACGTTTCAATGGGTCGGGAAGAAAAAAACCAGCAGCACTGAGGCTGTTTAGCAACTAGTCATGACGAAGATTATTCTCcaagataaataataaaaattgaaaaCCAAACAGACAGTCGGGTTAATTATAAATGAATTCTAATCTGCTCACGCGGTGACGTCCCTTTGCACTTGCTCGTAACACTCCTAATAGGGCACTAATATAAACAGAAGATGGACAGCTGCACTGAGCTGGGACACTTTGACCTCCAAGCTCTGCTAACCCGCCGCATTAGCAGTCTTGGAAaccgagcgagagagaaagaaggCAAGAAAGAAAAGCTCAGAagtgggcaaaaaaaataacataaatGCTACTTCTAatagacatttatttttatagttCATGGAAATATATTATTGGACAAATTACTCGTGTCCATTTTTGTACCAAGAAATCCTGATCGTCGATGCCAAACCTCTCCCTGAGGTTTCGgaacaccagggggcagtactCCTTGAACTTGAAATGGCTAGGCATGTTTTCTCTGTGCAAAGACAAGAAGATTTTGGGCTTGAATAATGAAGGTGACAACGCAACGTTGAGTGGCACGCACAAAACAGATCTTACTTATTGAATAGGTGGTTGTCCACTTTAATTTTAGAATAGGCCTTGAAGTCATCAGGCATGAGCATGATGGGAATCTGAACGTGGCTCAACTCATTTATCTgcaggggggggagaaaaacaaaGCGGAGGATCAGTGATGAGGTAAGAACTGCAATCATTTACATATAGCACGTATTGATTAGTATGTAAATCTGCAAACACACGTTGAAGGGGGCTTTTCAACTCTTGCCGGACCTCCTGAAAACACGCACAGGTTTCTATgaagaataaaagaaaaatgggcTGCCTGCTCCTCACAAACCAGAAACGTCATGCCTTGCAGGTCAGCTGACTTTTTCTTGAGTTGCTGTTAATGACTGACAGTAACCTAAATGAGTGCTCCAGTTTCTTTGTGTGCTTTTCCAAAGCTGCATTATCCGCTCAGACGGCTTTGGTTTCTTCCTTGCAGGATAATATGTCTGATTAAAGGAAGTCAAAGTTGTTCAAGTCAAACGTCTTCCTCTGTGACTGCTTCACACTTGACAAATATTAACATGCCCTGAATGTCACCCTGAGGAAAACCGAATTAGAATCAGGAATACAATTTGCTAGTATGCCCGTGGATATTCTCGTTCAACCTGCTCCCGGTAATTTACTAAAGGTTAGATCCAGACAATCGGACTCTTCTTCTTTGTTGAAAAGAGCGTTTGCCTCAGGATAACCTTTGCGGACTGGTGTGACAGGCACCGACAAAGAGCAACGCTATTTCATCCGATGCATCTTGGGTAACGTGTGGCGACGTCACACGGCCGCTGACAATGCCTCCTCTTATTTTAGAGGCGCACACATCTGCTAGGACACAACAATGAATGTTCATCCATGTCGTTCTTAGTAGTGAGGAAAACGGaactttttctttcaaatcaaCCGGTTTAATCGGAGCTCTTCATTCCCCGACGACTATCACACTCGCAGACTCATTTCGTGCCACCACGTCCTGTTTGTCTCCATGGTGATGAGAACGAGCTTTCCGGCCCAGAGTGAAGAAAGTATGTGCGATTGCTCCATTGGACAGGAAGCAAGTGAGTCAGAGTGCACTGTCAGCAGCAGGGCACACTGTTAGATGGGAACTTTGTCAAAACGATGACTTGCTCTTAGCTGATGACAAGACACAAATGGTGTTGGCAGAAAACGGACATTTTAAATTGCTAAGCCTCAACTCGATTATTTTAAAACAGGCTTCCCCTATTTTGGTCAATATTTATAATCATTTCGAATATAAAACAGTTACGGCaaagattttttgttttcacaatGCAGTTCTGAGTTTTGAGGGATGCATCATAAATGTAATGATATTATAATGATAAAATGATATTACTTGATATCTTTTTCACTTATGCACATATAACCCGTTCAGTTTAAACTGAAAAATTGGTGTTTAATATTTCCAGACAGGAACATTTGCTGCTACTCACACtgtgaatgaaagaaaaacaaaaaacagttgaatatataaaaagaaaacagacttCTCATTCATTATATCCACAATATTCCCAAGTGATAGATGGCagtgaaaaaaacacattggCATTTAACATCGACACACGACTGAATGGAGAGTTGACCTTTAAAACAATACCTATATCAAAAGCTCACAATGTAGCTGCATTTGATGGTAGCAAAAGATAACATTTGAAACCTTTGCATCACTTTCCAAATGCACAAAGCAGCTAacctgtgtttttttaaatcaggttTTTACGGGCTACTATGCGATTGTGTTCATAAATGAAAGCAAAGAGGATTGAAGGTTTGAGCTGCATTTGCAAAAGAACatgtacaataaaaataaagagcTTTCAATTCTGGCAATTCCCCCCTCCCCAAATTCTAGGAAGTGGTCTCTTGAAAGCATTTTCCCTTGGGGTCATAAAGGCGACATAATCAATGAGTGTTCATCCACAAGCTCTTACTCCTCATTTCAGCACTAAAAGCCAAAGTAGCTCTActacatcattttattttaagacCACTACTATTACAATACTGTTTTTCTTCATGTACAGAATAAATTAGGCCATTCCATCagcgcaataaaaaaaaaaaattgagacttGTCTACAGTCATTGCCGtcactatttttcttttgtgactCATCCCTCACTTTCAACATGGCTCTCTACTGCTGCTTTATATAACAAGCAGAACTGTTCAAACAAATCACATTAAAATCGGAGCGAATTTGGCGACCGACTTGCCATATGCAGCCATTTCCAACCTGTTGTGTCAGCGGGGATTTCGGCATCCTTCTGTTCATAACCACAGGGTTCGGACATAATGAGGACGCAGATAAAAATAGAGTGCTAACACGTATTTCAAAGTACGACAACCGAAGGTAGTCTCTGCCACTTGAATTGAAAAGGAACAAAGATGGAGAAGTAAAAGCAAAATTAGTGAGCAAAGACAGAAATGTGGAAGATGACCAGTATTCACTTCACCAATACCCAacacatatattatatatataaatattcctGGATTGACACATACTCTGACCCAATAGATATGTAGGAAACaccgttttttctttcttttagaatAATAAGGaaccaaataaaaatgtgatgGTAAAGTGGAAGATGTCAAGTGATCTACTAAGGAGCCCATTTCTCTTTTTGTGCTCCCCGACCACTTCCTTGTTCAAACCAAACCATAGAATGATGTGCAAAAACGGTGCTTTCATCACATTGTAATCATATTTCCCCACATGCTTTAGGGAGAACTGAAATTTTAGCCCAACCCCAAGCATACATCCACATTCGACAGAGGAGAATTGAAGTTGCAGAAAGGCCCAGCCAGAGGCTAAACCTAATTCTCATTGAAAACATCTGTTGGGTGACCCAAAGAGATTCAGAGTACTTTTGCAAGGAAGCATAAGTAATAAACTCCTGCTCAAAACGACTGAATGATGTAATTCCAGCAAATGTTGCTCCAACAACAAATTAGTTGGAGTGTACGCTAACTAATGCAACCAGTGCATTTGCATCACCCCTgcccattttaaaaacaaattggaAAATGTCATTCTTTACAATTGTGTCATTAATGATCaagattgtttttttacattttttttttcattttagaagAAATGTGGTTTGTATTTGCCTTGCAATAGATATGTTTGCACGAAGGGCAAACCACGGGCATTGACCCAatgggggagggaaaaaaaggaaggtgCAGATAAGCTCTCTTGCATTGGAAGATGCACTGCCTCTCATGTCATCGAGTCCTGCAGCTTATCCTACATGTGCATAACAGGAAACCACGATCGTACTATCGTCTTAATGCACACATCTgataaatgcaattaaaaaaaacatgcattatcaatcatgtcatttttttttttaaatcaagcgcTGTTGACATCCTGCAGCGACTGGTAGGAACATAAATATCAGACATCAAATATGGTGTGACTTACCGAATGATTGACACCCCACATAACCACGCTGAGTTGTGGATCGCTGGCACGGAAGAGCTTCACTTTCTGGGCAACGAAGTGCTTCTTTTTGGTCTTGGTTTTGCTAGCAATGGCTGCAGCAATACTGCTCGCCGAAGCCATCGTATTGCAAGCTGGTTGTAGCTATTGCAGTCCGTGGGTTTAATCTTCTCAATGTATTCCCTTATCTGGCACAATGGCCACCACCTCACGACTCAGTGGAGAACAGTGCTATTCATTTAGTCAGCTGTCTGCTCAAAATGTCCTAATCCCTTTCTTCATCGAATATCCACCGCAGCCTGGCTAGAACCATACGGTCCGATCTCAACGGTGGGATGCAACGTTGAAGCTAATGTTGTTCTCCGTCGCCTGACAGTCCACCAAGTGCCCCGGTGTGCATTATCGAGCACGTCTCTTCCCCCTTTCGGCTCGCTCGTAGAACTCCGCAGCCCTGCGACGACGTGAAGCCTCACTGAGCTGGCATTAGCATAGCTGTAGCATGCTAGTTAGCAACGATGCAGGTTAACTTCACAAAGGCGTGAAGCGGTCAAAACTTGACAACACTGCGTGCAATGACAACGCAAGTGATCGCGTTGTCTTGACAAAACCACTACATTGACAATTTGATCATACCGACGCACGCAACTGCTGATATGCTGTTGAGCAGCAGCTAACCCTTAGATCATCCGACCTTCGCTAAATACACCACCGGGCTGCCGAACACCTGCTATCAGTCCGCAAGCTAGCTGGCTAGCTATTAGCATTAGCAGCCCGAACCGCTTTCGTGCAGCGTCCGTGGAGATGCCAAAGCTGTCGTCCTTTAATGTCGCTGCCCCGTTGAAAACGCAACGAAGACGACGCCTTTAAAGTAAAGTCGACGGGGGAATTAAATCCGTGCGCGGCACTCTGGTtcatgtgctgctgctgctgctgcttctgtcaAGTGACAGCTCGACAGAGGGGAGTTGACATCCAGGCAGCTTGCTTGCGCTTTGCAGGGGCTGCGTCCCGATTCGCTGCAGCCCCCTTGGCTACCTCTCCATGCATTCCATTCCCACTTCATTTACACGTCGATCATTTCATTAATGGGGATAGTTTTGCTGACTGCAGGTAAAATATGGGcttcagtcattttttttttattgccatcATAGGCCTTACAATTGCACTCATTATGTATGCATATGAGATAAAACATGCTGAAGGTTAAAATGCATGATTATCAAAAGGTTAAGGGCAAGTAGGTTCACGTTTTGGCGCTTGCTTCCGTGAAACTGCGGAATATTTTCATCATTTATATTGAAGCCAAGTGTTGTAATGTGGTGAAATAGGCCCTCTAGTGGCCCAATTGGTTAACTACAACGTCTAAACCTGAAGTCGCAAACCTTTGTACTCGAGACacattttaattgatttataAAACGGATTGATGGGACAGAGCATGgatgagtttaaaaaaagaacgtTAAAATGTGTATGTCAAAAccgtttttttaaattgaataataaaaaagatggagtggttattttaaaaatgaattataACAAATTATTCATGACATTTATTTTAGTTACTCAATTTTAGGAAAAAAGTTAACGCAAATGTAAATGGCAGTATAATCACCTcgcaaatgatttaaaaaatacaataaaatattagAAATAAGATGacgtaaaataaaaagaatgaataaaaatgtaaaaatgatctgaaaacacaaaaatgaaGTGACTCGTGAGAATGTAACCATTTTCAGAAAATGCCCAACCCTGCCCTGAACTACTGTCaggtttatattattattataaacatatttcataatttaACATTCCATTTTTATTGTTAAAGTATAAATACATTTAGCCCACTATCAAAACGAATTATCGACAATTGTACAAATGATTTTGTGTCGTGTCTAATTCCCACTTTGGATCACCGTTGCTTTGGTAACCCATATTCGTCATCCTGGTGTTCGGATTATGTCCTCAACGTGGACACTCACAGCAAGGGTGCATTTTGAAAAGAATGATTTagaattcaaacaataaaactaaaaataaacgcTTCGGGAAGTATGAAAGACTCCATCATGTCTGATTTTGCAGATGACATAATGGGGAGGAGAGATCAAATAAACGCGACTAGTCATGAGGCTTTAAACACGGTGAGTTACGTTTCAATCTGCTTTTGCAAAATTGGAGCTGTGTCTCAGCTCCACTTCCACCTTCTTGTCATGCATATCCAAAGATCGGAGCACGTCAAGTCGCATTCAAAACACCAGCAAGTGCAGTTCTTCTCCTCGGATCTCAGGAAGTGGATATTTTAATCAAAGCATGTCAAGCAATTTATGAATTTGCAGAGGAAGGTGAGTAGAAACGTGACTGTCCGTCCATACTGTCTGTCTCATCTAGTTTGTCTTCTCGGCTTTCTAGGCGATTCGAACAAGGTTTATCTGACCGAGGAAGGGGCATTGGGGCCTCTCAGTCAGCTCATCACGCATAGCAACAGAAAGATCAGACGCAACGCCATCATTGCACTCGGCGTCATGGCCACCAACAGTAGGCGCGCATCACACGTGTTCCGATGGCGCAAATTCAGAATAGCACAGACATTTGGGGGATTGGTTGCTAAGCAACCGAGAGAGGGCGTTGCCTGGCTAGTGCCGTTTTGTAAATAAAGTCGTCTGCAGCTCTCATTATGAATTTGGAACCAAAGCCCCCTGACTGTGCTTTGCCTAAAATAAACATGAGCAGGAAACGTGATGCAAgcccattttattttatgatgaCACTAAATTAAATCTTTCCGCTTCTTTCAAACAACCTTTCTTGCCAAGCATAATGAATGAATGCTTTGATTTCATTTCAATTGTGTCATCACTCAAAGGTACAGCCAAGAGTGCCCTGCTAAACATTGATGTTATTCCATCAATTATTGACAGACTATCACTGGATGGTAAGTTTTCAAACTCAAACGATGAACCAGTCGTCCCTCACTTATGTTTTCTTTACTCTTACGTCAATAAGATATCGCTATCCAAGAATTTGGGACCCTGTGCCTTTCTGCTCTGTCCATGGAGTCGTGCTGTCAGGTGCAGATCATCGAAAACAATGGTGTGGCACGATTAGTCAACCTCCTCTCTAGTGCTGACCCAGATGTTCAGAAGAACTCCCTGGAAACCATCTTCAACTTGATTCAGGTGATTCAAACGGATTCTGTCTGATCTAGGATACCATATTTCAATATTGTAATGATGTCATGCCGATGAAGGACATGCAAATTTGCCCAGCTTTCATCGAGTTAAATGGGATACGTGGACTCCTCGCGCTGCTGAAGTCAGAATTTAATGCCATTCAGCTCCTGGCTTTAAAAACATTGCAGCTAATCGCTGCTTATGAAGACTCACAAAGCGCCTTCAGGGAAGAACGGGTATTTGATGACCTCATAGAGATCCTCAATAATAAGGTTGGTAAGTGTATATTTTTGGTATATGGAGTGATACTAATGTAGCTCAAATAGAATTTCCATTTTTGATATTGATGCCAGTTACAGTTGGGGACCTGTGGAAAATCTGAGTACTTGTACATTTCACAGGAGATAGTTGACCTACATGAAGAGACGATGCTAGTACTTTCCAATTGCATGAGTAACTTAGAAAGTTTCCGGATGATCCAGAAAGGAGGAGGCCTTTCTCTGCTGTTGGAGCATCTTCTCAAATTGCCCGAAAACCAGGCAGTCTTGCAGAAAAACGGCAATACGGAAATTCAAGCCATTGCTCTCAAGTGCATCGCGAGTGCTTCTCAGAACCGTAAGAACAGAACATGAAAAATGAAGCCAAGTTGTGTTTAAGTGTCATATACATTTTTACTTCTCACTGCGACGACAGCTGGAATTCAACCATATTTGAACGAGCAGAGGATTGAGAAGATTCTGGTCGATCTCCTGACTGGGGGCAGCGATAGTGTGAAAGTGTATGGTTGCCATGCCTTTGCCTTCTTGAGCTCCTTCCAGCCTAGCAAAGACCTCTTCAGAGATTTAGGTATTGACACTTAAGTTGACCATCCTCCAGTGCACATTTGATTCATTTCTTTGATTCAGGTTGCATACCTGTTATGGTTCGCTTGCTGAAGAGTAGTAAGTGTCCAGTCATCGTAGAGCATGCTCTCCAGGGCCTCGTCAATCTCACATCCGGAGACCAGTTCAATACTATGTAAGCATTAGATAAGATGACAGGGTGATATGCATTCATGAGTTTTCCTGTTACGCCACCACCAGGGAAATATTTAATGCCGGAGGACCCGAGATACTTGTGCAGGAGCTAGAAGAAACGTGTCCTAAAGTGGTGGCCGATTCCATAACGTTACTCGGCAGGATGGCGGGACAGGAAGCCATCCGCTGTGAAGTGATAGCACATGGAGTCGTGCCAGCCTTGGTGGAGCCCTTGAAATGGGAAGACACCCAAGTCTTGATTAATGCCTTGCTCTGCATTTGCGAGCTGGCGTTTGAAGATGACGCCAGAACACAAGTTAGTCGAGTGAGACGCAATACATGCTGCGTCGTACTCACTGGCGTTCCTAATATTTTAGTCAACACTTTTAACATGGGACCAAagacaaaataagaaaaaataatggCAGGTTTGTTTATAATATTAAAATTTCTTTCAACATAGCTGCGAGAGGCCGAAGGTATCGAACCCATGGTCAATTTACTACGTTCCAGTCACATGGAGGTGTTGCGTAGCGCATGTATGGCAGTCAGTGTTTGCGCCAGGGATGAGCCTACAGCTATGGAGATGTGCAAGTTTGGGTAAGATGCCGAGTTATGCACTACCATGATGGGTTGTTTAAATACAATTTATGGCTATTAATAGAATATAGTATTTGGTATtgttctgaaaaagaaaaaaaccctcaCAATTTAGAGCTGACAGTAGAGGGCATTGTTGCACAGTCTTGTATTCTCAATGAAAGTTGAAGATGGTGTCATATTTGTGTGTTTCAGAGCCTTGGAAATCCTTCAAGAAATCAGCCAGTCGGTAAATCGTAGGAACAAGTTCACAGAGTTTGCCTTGACTAGTATGCTGAAATACAACGTTTCACTCAAATACGGTCTGCTCGGATATTTGGTCTCTACTGATGTCATCACATACGGCTTCTATGATACTGGGAAGGTGTGTGCATTAGAAAACCATGGttggataactttttttttttttgaacctgCTGATAAGAATAATGTCTCTACCAGGTTGGTTTTTGTCAGAAGGTTTTGACTTTTGAGGAACTGTGCATGGAACCAGTAAACCAACTACGGCCCGTCATATTTGTCAACGCAATCGAGTACGAGTGCCAAATCACAATCATCCagtccagtccactcaaataTTTGGAAATACATGCTACACAACTGTTTACTGATGTACATTCTTATGACTTAGGATGAGCGACGAAGGCCAACAAAAAGATGAGGCCCATCTAGAGTCTAGTCAAGAGAGAAATCGTAAATTGATGGATGACATGGCATTATCGCTTCTAGTTAAAGAGGTCAAAGAGTCCATTGAGCCTTTGAATGGAGAACAGGAACAATATGTTGCTTTGGCCAGGTGACTATTTCCAAGGAGACATTTTACATGGGCAGAAAGTGGCCTACACAATACAGGAATTCAACAAAGAGCAAATATTTTATGTATATTAAGCAATTTGTGGCTGTCAGGTTTGTCACTGAAATCATGGGTGGAGCCATTGAAAAGGAAAATCTGGACACGTTTCCATGGTTACAGCATCTGGAAGAACTCAAGTGTAAACTGCAGTGTAATGTAATCCCTATTGGCATGATCACAAAAGGATTTTATTGCCACAGGGCACTACTTTTCAAGGTacaaaatcatttattttattcaacgcTGCCTCACTGCACTTATCGAAAGTTGGCATtgtaattattaacacattgaaCTTCTTCATGCAGTATTTGGCTGACGGCATTGGCCTGAAGTGTACCCTGGTGAGAGGTGAATACAACCGAGCTTGGAATGAAGTTCTACTCTACAAGGCCGATTCCTGCAACATTGAAAATGTCTCACAGCCATGTTGCTACATTGTAGACCTCATGCACCAGCCTGGAAACTTCATGGAGGCTGATAGCACTGCTGCGTTTGAATATGAAAGCTTATAGAAGCTAGGAACTAACTTGTGTCATAATTTCTTTAGTATTtctacattaaaataaaaaaaaaaacacccacatATGTTCTAATGTTTTTAGTGGAAACTgcatttgtgaaataaaatatttcaaaaacagTAGTGTGTATTTGAAGCTTGTGAATAAACAATGCAGACTCAATTTACAGCAGTTTGAACATGTCtgcacattttattattattttttaaatcattgacGCTTTGCGGTCCATTACTTTGTTGACGGTCCCTGCCGCAGGCGGTTGCCCGGGGAAACCAATGTTAGGCATCATGTTCAGATCGGAGGTGCAGGAAATTGAAATAGTTtatcatctattttttttaaaaaagatctgTATTGAGTGAGCAATTTAAAAACTTCCCTAATAGCCATTTTTCTAAATTGAGGAGGTTCAGTCTAGATATATGAAACGTGGACTAAAATTTAAGGTAAATTCCTACGAACGCACAATTCACGTTTTGCACGTCGTTGTGAGGTCATTAGACGAATTGGCTTCAATTACGCGATGACGTCAAAGTCGTCATATAAAATAGAGTCTTAACAATAAAAACGTCGCGGTGGGTAGCTGGAAAATGTCATTATCGTGTGGTCAATTATTTCTCCAAGCATGGCAAAACACTGTCATCTTACGTTAGCTCAGTATTTAATTACTGTTTTGTAGTCAATGTTGATGTAAAAAGAACTAAAATGCCCCCAAACTCCTCAAATTATATGTACTCACAGGCTCAACATACTTTAATGAAGTGCTACAAAAGCGCGACTGCTGTGCAAAAACCTTCGCAATGGACAAGAAagataagaaagaaagaaaatccaaGACTTCAACTGTGGACTGCAAGGAAACGGTGGGATATATGTCTGCATCTtaaataaaaatgcatgcaACCAATTGGATCATTTTTGTTCCAGTTTCCATCACTTTGCGTTGacgtcaaaacaacaaaaaccgcAGTTCTTTTGCTGAACTCAACGGAAGAGGACGTTATCATCACAGCATGTGAAGCCATCTTCGAATTTGCAGCGGAaggtacagaaaataattggttAATTCAACAACAATAATACAGGCCTTCCGTCACTATCATTCATTCTTCCTGTCTTTTGTCGCCCCCTGCTGGCAGATGCTAACAAAGTTTATCTCATGGAACTTGGAGTACTGCAGCCTCTCGGTCAACATATCACACACATTAATGAGCTGATCAGACAAAATGCATTCAAGGTTTTGGGCACCATGGCCAGCAACAGTATGTTGAAACACCATCTGCCTTATCATGTACACCTTCTTATGATTTTTGTTATATTGTTGTTGGTGTGTTGAAAATCGAACAATAGTTTCTGCAGAACTCTTTTGTACTTCTAGATGAAGCATATCTTTTCATCATCTTGCGCAATGAATTTTAATTTGTGTTGTCGCTCAAAGGTGCCGTAGGTAATGCTCTGCAACAAATGGATTTAATTCCACAGATTATTGAAAAACTCTCCCTTGATGGTTAGTTTGCCATATGGTTATTTTCTATCAACATTATTCTATATTAGCTCTATATACGTTACAATTTATATTAAATTGACGTTATCTTCCAAAAGATGTCATCATTCAAGAGTATGGAGCCTTGTGCCTCTCATGTCTGTCACTGGATCCCGGCTGCAAGATTCAAATCTTTGACAACAAAGGCCTGCCAGTATTAATCAAGCTACTTTC
Coding sequences:
- the pip4k2aa gene encoding phosphatidylinositol 5-phosphate 4-kinase type-2 alpha isoform X5, whose amino-acid sequence is MASASSIAAAIASKTKTKKKHFVAQKVKLFRASDPQLSVVMWGVNHSINELSHVQIPIMLMPDDFKAYSKIKVDNHLFNKENMPSHFKFKEYCPLVFRNLRERFGIDDQDFLNSLTRSAPLNSEAQGRSGARFHTSYDKRYVIKTISSEDVAEMHNILKKYHQFIVECHGNTLLPQFLGMYRLTVDGDATYMIVTRNVFSHRLSVFKKYDLKGSTVAREASDKEKAKELPTYKDNDFINDAQKICINEENKKMFLEKLRKDVELLAQLKLMDYSLLVGIHDVERAEQEEVESEDNEAEEEGAESDGGVIGTPPDSPSNTLDSTKPLSPGEFDPTIDVYAIKSSESAPRKEVYFMAIIDILQHYDAKKKAAHAAKTVKHGAGAEISTVNPEQYSKRFYDFITTILS